A window of Bacteroidota bacterium genomic DNA:
GGGGAAATGAACCCGGTAAATTCCTGAATATATTGGAATACCTGTTCAACCTTTGTAAGTACAGGGCAAACAATTACTGCAACCAGCAATGCTAAAACTGCAACTGAACGGCCGATAAATACAAGGTGTTTTTCCGACGAATCTTTCCGGATATATTGTTTATAAATATCCATGGTGAAGATGGTAGAAATACTGTTGATCATGGAACTTAAAGCTGCTACGATTGCTGCAAACAAAGCAGCTACGGCCAATCCTTTTATTCCTTTAGGAACAAAAGCCAATAAAGCAGGATAAGCACGGTCAGGTTTTACCATTTCGTGCTTAACGAGTTGGTTTACAGAATGATATTCGCTTAAGTTAACGGTTTTTTCTGGTTTAGGAGCCACATAAAGAGTCTTCTTGCCCCATTTTACAGAAGTACTCTCTTTTTGCCAAACCATGTTCTTCACAATACTGTATTCCTGGCCTTTTTTATTTAAAATGTTATGGCCATTTATTTCACTGTCAAAACAGATGTATGCAACAATACCCGGAATTACAACAATAAAAGGAACTAAAAGCTTCAGATAACCAGCAAGAATAATACCTTTTTGAGCTTCTCTAAGGTTTTTAGCAGCAAATGCCCTCTGGGTGATGTATTGGTTAAATCCCCAGTAGCTCAGGTTGGTGATCCACATACCTCCAATTAAAACGCTTAATCCCGGCAAACTCATATAATCATCAGGATTTGTTTCCTTATGTAAAATCATGTGGAAATGTTCCGGAGCTCTTTGTAAAACTTCCTGGAAACCGGTAACGACCCCATGGCCACCGGAAATGGCATTTAAACCGATATAAGTAGTAATTAAACCACCGGCAACCAAAACGGTAACCTGAATAATATCAGTCCATGCAACAGCCTGCAAACCCCCTTTGATTGAATACATACAGGAGAAAATGGCCAATCCAAGGATACCGTAAATAAGAGGAATATTAAATACGGTCTGCATGGTTAAAGCGCCCAGGTAAAGAACTGTGGTCAGGTTGACGAAAACGTAAACGGCCAACCAGAATATAGCCATGGTGGTACGCACCCTGTTGTCGTATCTTTTCTGTAAGAACTGGGGCATAGTCCAGATATTTTCTTTCAGATAAACCGGAAGTAAAAATTTGCCCACAAGAATTAAGGTAGCTGCAGCCATCCATTCATAACTGGCTACTGCAAGACCTAATTTAAAACCGGTACCCGACATACCGATAATTTGTTCGGCTGAGATATTAGAGCAAATCAAAGTAGCACCAATAACCCACCAGGGTAATGATTTGTCTGCTAAGAAATATTCCTGTGTGGTCTTAAATTCTTGTCCCTTCTTATTACGGGAAACAAACAGTCCAACAAAGAGTATCACTATTGCATAAGCAGCAAACACTAAATAATCTAAAAGTGAAAAAGCTGATGTCATAAAATGATAATTTAATTGTTTAAAGTTTGAGAGTAGCTATGTGCAAATTATATTGGATATTTATCTTTTACCTGTTTTATAGTGCAAAATAGGCAGATCCCTGAGCCTTTTTGCTGCTTCTTCCGGCTTAACCGGGTTGATGATATTGCCTCCTCCCGATTCAAATCCTGCAAGATACTTTAGTTTGTCAGGGGAACGTAAGGGTGGATAAAACTCAATGTGGAAATGAAACTTTTCATTGTCCGGGTTCCCATCGCAGGGTGCATTATGAAGCATTGTGATGTTGGGGAATGACATTTCATACAGATTA
This region includes:
- a CDS encoding sodium/solute symporter (Members of the Solute:Sodium Symporter (SSS), TC 2.A.21 as described in tcdb.org, catalyze solute:Na+ symport. Known solutes for members of the family include sugars, amino acids, nucleosides, inositols, vitamins, urea or anions, depending on the system.); amino-acid sequence: MTSAFSLLDYLVFAAYAIVILFVGLFVSRNKKGQEFKTTQEYFLADKSLPWWVIGATLICSNISAEQIIGMSGTGFKLGLAVASYEWMAAATLILVGKFLLPVYLKENIWTMPQFLQKRYDNRVRTTMAIFWLAVYVFVNLTTVLYLGALTMQTVFNIPLIYGILGLAIFSCMYSIKGGLQAVAWTDIIQVTVLVAGGLITTYIGLNAISGGHGVVTGFQEVLQRAPEHFHMILHKETNPDDYMSLPGLSVLIGGMWITNLSYWGFNQYITQRAFAAKNLREAQKGIILAGYLKLLVPFIVVIPGIVAYICFDSEINGHNILNKKGQEYSIVKNMVWQKESTSVKWGKKTLYVAPKPEKTVNLSEYHSVNQLVKHEMVKPDRAYPALLAFVPKGIKGLAVAALFAAIVAALSSMINSISTIFTMDIYKQYIRKDSSEKHLVFIGRSVAVLALLVAVIVCPVLTKVEQVFQYIQEFTGFISPGVLAIFLLGFFWKRATADAALWGAIISIPLSIILKFACPCLPFIDRMGVVFLVILAIMFIISIIESKTDNPKAIDIPKGLF